In Rhizobium lusitanum, a genomic segment contains:
- a CDS encoding branched-chain amino acid ABC transporter permease: MSVSNNVLAEAAAISSKSNLRILAVIAGLLVLFVAVPLGASDYWLSSIIIPTLVMGLAGISLNLLMGYAGLVSLGSAAFMSIGAFSAYNLILRAPFLPLPVVLLVSGLVAAAAGVVFGLPALRIKGFYLGASTLGAQFFFEWVFSNFTWFSNDSQSLTISAPRLAFLGWDLQSPAGRYLLAISVTTALIGLAFLIVKSRLGREWMAIRDMDTAASVIGIRIARRKLQAYAISSFFLGVTGVLWGFAYLGTSDAHTFNLDKSFQVLFIVLIGGTATIFGNFLGAAFIVLTPILLDRIVLAANLSFLGDQGALTNLQRVIFGVIIILILIKEPDGLAALIRRATTAIGKWKRGAT, translated from the coding sequence ATGAGCGTCTCCAACAACGTGCTCGCCGAGGCCGCCGCCATATCGTCGAAGAGCAATCTGCGCATTCTGGCTGTCATTGCCGGACTGTTGGTGCTCTTCGTCGCGGTGCCGCTTGGCGCCAGCGACTATTGGCTAAGCTCGATCATCATCCCCACGTTGGTCATGGGCCTTGCCGGGATCAGCCTCAACCTCCTGATGGGCTATGCCGGACTGGTTTCATTGGGATCGGCCGCCTTCATGTCGATCGGGGCATTCTCCGCCTATAATCTGATCCTGCGCGCGCCCTTCCTGCCGCTTCCGGTGGTGCTTCTGGTCTCGGGTCTCGTCGCCGCTGCTGCCGGCGTCGTCTTCGGACTTCCGGCTCTTCGGATCAAAGGCTTCTATCTCGGTGCCTCGACGCTCGGCGCCCAATTCTTCTTCGAATGGGTCTTCAGCAATTTCACCTGGTTCTCCAATGACAGTCAGTCACTGACGATCTCGGCGCCGCGTCTCGCCTTTCTTGGATGGGATCTCCAGTCTCCGGCGGGCCGATACCTGCTGGCAATCTCGGTTACCACGGCGCTGATAGGCCTTGCTTTCCTGATCGTGAAGAGCCGTCTCGGCCGCGAGTGGATGGCGATCCGCGATATGGATACGGCCGCCTCGGTGATCGGCATTCGCATCGCGCGCCGCAAGCTGCAAGCCTATGCGATCAGTTCGTTCTTTCTGGGCGTGACCGGCGTTCTCTGGGGCTTCGCCTATCTCGGCACCTCCGATGCCCACACCTTCAATCTCGACAAGTCATTTCAGGTGCTCTTCATCGTGCTGATCGGCGGCACCGCGACGATCTTCGGCAATTTCCTCGGCGCGGCCTTCATCGTGCTGACGCCGATCCTGCTCGATCGCATCGTCCTTGCCGCCAACCTCTCGTTCCTTGGCGATCAAGGGGCGTTGACGAACCTGCAGCGCGTCATCTTCGGCGTGATCATCATCCTTATCCTGATCAAGGAGCCGGACGGTCTCGCCGCGCTCATACGCCGGGCAACCACCGCCATCGGCAAATGGAAGCGCGGGGCGACATAG
- a CDS encoding branched-chain amino acid ABC transporter permease yields the protein MGYFLETLTTGLFAGLMYGLVAIGFVLIYKASGVFNFAQGAMVFLAALTFVTLTERGTSFWIAFAITCGVMIATAVAIEALVLRPLRNRDPLTLFMATLGLSFVIEGATQFFLGTDVHMLDIGIDDIATDFGGILISQFDIVASLIVIGLVVVLAIVFSKTRMGISLRAVADDTLAAQSIGIRLPQIWRIVWSVAGIVALVAGLLWGARQGVQYSLSLITLKALPVLIIGGFSSIPGAIVGGLIVGAAESLADIYIGPLVGGSVSTWFAYILAVAFLLVRPAGLFGDRAIERV from the coding sequence ATGGGATATTTTCTCGAAACCTTGACCACCGGCCTTTTCGCCGGCCTGATGTACGGCCTGGTCGCCATCGGATTCGTGCTGATCTACAAGGCCTCCGGCGTCTTCAACTTCGCGCAGGGCGCGATGGTGTTCCTCGCGGCGCTGACTTTCGTCACACTGACCGAGCGAGGCACTTCCTTCTGGATTGCCTTCGCCATCACCTGTGGCGTGATGATCGCGACGGCGGTCGCGATCGAGGCGCTGGTTCTCAGACCTCTGCGCAACCGCGATCCGCTGACCCTGTTCATGGCGACGCTTGGCCTGAGCTTCGTCATCGAGGGCGCGACGCAGTTCTTCCTTGGAACGGACGTGCATATGCTCGATATCGGGATCGATGATATCGCCACCGATTTCGGCGGCATATTGATCAGCCAGTTCGACATCGTCGCCTCGCTGATTGTGATCGGGCTCGTCGTTGTTCTCGCCATCGTCTTCAGCAAGACCCGCATGGGGATCTCCCTGCGTGCTGTTGCCGACGATACGCTCGCCGCGCAGTCGATCGGTATCCGCCTGCCGCAGATCTGGCGCATCGTCTGGAGCGTCGCGGGGATCGTGGCGCTGGTTGCCGGGCTTTTGTGGGGCGCGCGCCAAGGCGTGCAGTATTCGCTGTCGCTGATCACGCTGAAGGCGCTGCCGGTACTCATCATCGGCGGCTTCTCTTCCATTCCTGGCGCCATTGTCGGCGGTCTGATCGTCGGTGCGGCGGAATCATTAGCCGACATCTATATCGGCCCATTGGTCGGCGGCAGCGTTTCCACCTGGTTCGCCTACATCCTGGCAGTCGCCTTCCTCCTCGTCCGCCCGGCCGGCCTTTTCGGCGACCGCGCCATCGAAAGGGTCTGA
- a CDS encoding ABC transporter permease, with translation MNPSILAYSPGVLLAPVVDWLNTNFHPLFATISTVIEAVLNAIEAVLLSLPPYAVIALVVMFALSVAGWRVALLAALALGFCLVADLWVPSMQTISLVTVAVFISVALAFPLGILASRNRSIEAIIRPILDIMQTVPPWVYLIPAVMIFSLGRVPAIIATIVYGVPPMLRLTTLAFRQVPNDLKELGQAIGASPTSILLKIEIPSAKPTLVVGLNQCILLSLAMVVLAGLVGAGGLGAEVTRGLTRMEMGLGLRAGLCIVAVALLLDRLSRGALQRKRAALTF, from the coding sequence ATGAATCCTTCGATTCTGGCATATTCGCCTGGGGTCTTGCTCGCGCCGGTGGTCGACTGGCTCAACACCAATTTCCACCCGCTATTCGCGACGATCAGCACGGTGATTGAAGCCGTGTTGAATGCCATTGAAGCGGTGCTGCTGTCGCTGCCACCTTACGCGGTGATCGCCTTGGTCGTCATGTTCGCCCTCTCGGTTGCCGGTTGGCGCGTCGCTCTTCTTGCAGCATTGGCCCTCGGCTTTTGTCTGGTAGCCGATCTCTGGGTGCCGTCGATGCAGACGATTTCGCTCGTTACCGTTGCCGTCTTCATCTCCGTTGCGCTCGCGTTCCCGCTCGGGATCCTCGCATCACGAAACAGGAGCATCGAGGCGATCATCCGGCCCATTCTTGATATCATGCAGACCGTGCCGCCTTGGGTCTATCTGATACCGGCGGTGATGATCTTCAGCCTCGGACGGGTACCCGCGATCATCGCAACGATCGTTTACGGTGTCCCGCCCATGCTGCGGCTGACGACGCTCGCGTTCCGTCAGGTGCCGAACGATCTGAAGGAGCTCGGCCAGGCAATCGGCGCGTCGCCGACCTCAATCCTTCTCAAGATCGAGATCCCTTCAGCCAAGCCGACACTCGTGGTCGGCCTCAACCAATGCATCCTGCTCTCCCTGGCCATGGTCGTCCTGGCCGGCCTCGTCGGAGCGGGTGGCCTTGGTGCGGAGGTAACCAGAGGCCTGACGCGCATGGAGATGGGGCTCGGGCTTCGCGCCGGGCTTTGCATCGTCGCGGTCGCTCTTCTGCTTGATCGGCTTTCGCGTGGTGCGCTTCAGCGAAAGCGCGCCGCACTCACATTCTAG
- a CDS encoding GlxA family transcriptional regulator, giving the protein MKTRDHAQPSGNAAQKKRLKIGFVLARSFTLSAFALFVDTLRLASDDLDRSGRVLADWHVLGSTRHLITASCGVQVAPTSDFIDPSQFHYIVVVGGLLNLENPVDRETIEFLRLADAKGVPLIGLCTGSFILAEAGLMKRHQTCVSWLHYQAFRERFPDHDVRSDRIFNLDRTRGSCAGGSSAADMAASLVRRYISRDAERNALEVLQIEKARSSTDIQPRRPLYEDFEDTRVKAALITMEQHLDGELSIEKLAALVGLSRRQLERIFLEKAGISPAKAYNLVRLERARTLLTQTKSSVIEVALDVGFESASHFSRCCKRMYGRTPTQIRAAAAQA; this is encoded by the coding sequence ATGAAGACGAGAGATCACGCGCAGCCTTCCGGCAATGCCGCGCAAAAGAAGCGGCTGAAGATCGGATTCGTGCTCGCGAGGTCCTTCACCCTTTCCGCCTTCGCCCTGTTTGTCGATACATTGAGACTGGCGAGCGATGATCTGGATCGCTCCGGCCGTGTCCTTGCCGATTGGCACGTTCTCGGCAGTACCCGTCATCTCATCACCGCAAGCTGCGGTGTTCAGGTCGCACCGACCTCCGACTTCATCGATCCCAGCCAGTTTCACTATATCGTCGTTGTCGGGGGACTGCTGAACCTGGAGAACCCGGTTGACCGTGAGACAATCGAATTCCTGCGATTGGCCGACGCCAAGGGCGTGCCGCTCATCGGGCTTTGCACGGGCTCCTTCATCCTTGCGGAAGCAGGCTTGATGAAACGGCACCAGACCTGCGTGAGCTGGCTGCATTATCAGGCTTTTCGTGAGCGCTTTCCCGATCACGATGTCCGCTCGGATCGCATCTTCAATCTCGACCGGACGCGCGGCTCATGCGCCGGCGGCAGCAGTGCTGCCGACATGGCCGCGTCCCTGGTCCGGCGCTATATCAGTAGGGATGCGGAGCGAAACGCCCTGGAAGTGCTGCAAATCGAGAAGGCGCGGTCCTCGACGGATATCCAGCCCCGACGCCCTCTCTATGAGGATTTCGAGGATACCCGCGTCAAGGCGGCGTTGATCACCATGGAGCAACATCTCGATGGGGAACTTTCGATCGAGAAGCTAGCTGCTTTGGTCGGGCTATCCCGCCGGCAGCTTGAACGGATTTTTCTGGAGAAGGCCGGGATCTCCCCCGCCAAGGCTTATAATCTCGTCAGGCTCGAGCGTGCCAGGACACTTTTGACACAAACCAAAAGCTCGGTGATCGAGGTCGCGCTGGACGTCGGCTTCGAAAGCGCCTCGCACTTTTCCCGATGCTGCAAGCGTATGTATGGACGGACGCCAACGCAGATTAGAGCGGCGGCGGCGCAGGCTTGA
- a CDS encoding LLM class flavin-dependent oxidoreductase, translating into MSGNSEFLWYIPNDVKAGHRGDSTVENHNSLETLTIHAKALEEHGWKGALIGTGWGRPDTFTVAAALAARTTTFEPLIAIRPGYWRPANFASAAATLDQLTGGRVRVNVVSGLDNLAAYGDSEGDQAHRYARTREFMRLVRRLWTEENVTSVGEHFGVTESTVVPRLEARGSRRHPKLYFGGASEAAEQVSATEADVQLFWGEPLDGVRERIERLRALSKTLDRDLPPLEFGLRITTLVRDTTEQAWADAEAKVAEMAKSKGAGWNDHRQSIAVGQRRLLDLHERGDVLDDNLYTAPGKFGGGGAGTTWLVGSADDVARSLRKYQDLGITHFVLSDTPYLSEIKRQGDQLLPLLRG; encoded by the coding sequence ATGAGCGGCAATTCCGAATTTCTCTGGTATATCCCGAACGACGTAAAAGCCGGCCATCGCGGCGATTCCACCGTCGAAAACCATAACAGCCTGGAGACGTTGACCATCCACGCAAAAGCGCTGGAGGAGCACGGCTGGAAAGGCGCGCTCATCGGCACCGGCTGGGGCCGGCCCGACACCTTCACCGTGGCGGCGGCGCTCGCCGCGCGAACCACCACCTTCGAACCGCTCATCGCGATCCGCCCAGGCTATTGGCGGCCGGCGAACTTCGCGTCCGCCGCGGCCACGCTGGATCAGCTGACCGGCGGGCGGGTGCGCGTCAACGTCGTATCGGGTCTAGATAACCTGGCCGCATATGGCGACAGCGAAGGCGATCAGGCGCACCGCTATGCCCGCACCAGGGAGTTCATGCGGCTGGTTCGCAGGCTATGGACCGAAGAAAACGTCACCTCCGTGGGCGAGCATTTCGGGGTCACTGAATCCACCGTGGTACCGCGCCTCGAGGCTCGCGGAAGCCGCCGGCATCCCAAGCTCTACTTCGGCGGCGCCTCGGAAGCAGCCGAACAGGTCTCCGCCACCGAGGCTGATGTCCAGCTCTTCTGGGGTGAACCGCTCGACGGCGTCCGCGAGCGGATCGAGCGGCTTAGGGCGCTGAGCAAGACGCTGGATCGCGACCTCCCGCCGCTGGAGTTCGGGTTGCGGATCACCACGCTGGTCCGAGATACGACGGAGCAGGCCTGGGCCGACGCCGAGGCGAAGGTCGCCGAGATGGCCAAGAGCAAGGGTGCCGGCTGGAACGACCATCGGCAGTCCATCGCGGTTGGCCAGCGACGTTTGCTCGATCTGCACGAGCGCGGCGACGTCCTCGACGACAACCTCTATACCGCGCCGGGCAAATTCGGCGGCGGCGGCGCCGGTACGACATGGCTGGTGGGTTCGGCCGATGACGTCGCCCGCTCGCTGCGCAAATATCAGGATCTGGGCATCACACATTTCGTGCTTTCCGACACACCGTATCTATCCGAGATCAAGCGGCAGGGCGATCAACTGCTTCCGCTGTTGCGCGGTTGA
- a CDS encoding 4-hydroxyproline epimerase → MRRSFFCIDSHTCGNPVRVVAGGGPLLPHVSMAERREIFVRDHDWVRKALMFEPRGHDIMSGAIIYPSIREDCDFAALFIEVSGCLPMCGAGTIGLATVAIEEGLITPRVPGRLSIETPAGKVDVDYQLKDGFVEAVRLFNVASYLHSKDVVVDVPGLGSLSVDIAYGGNFYAVIEPQENWSGLDGMSASDIVSLSQRLRDALSVVCDPVHPDDERIRGVHHAIWCDAAGSENSDGRGAVFYGDKAIDRSPGGTGTSARMAQLYGRGRLGVGDSFRNESLIGTVFEGRIEGVATVGNMPGILPSIGGWARVIGHNTIFVDERDPLAHGFQIR, encoded by the coding sequence ATGCGCCGCAGTTTCTTTTGCATCGATTCACACACCTGCGGGAACCCGGTTCGCGTTGTTGCCGGTGGCGGGCCGTTGCTGCCCCATGTCTCGATGGCGGAGCGTCGCGAGATCTTCGTCCGGGACCATGATTGGGTCCGCAAGGCGCTGATGTTCGAGCCGCGTGGCCATGACATCATGTCGGGCGCGATCATCTATCCCTCCATTCGCGAAGATTGCGACTTTGCCGCCTTGTTCATTGAGGTCAGCGGCTGCCTTCCAATGTGCGGGGCGGGGACGATAGGTCTCGCGACTGTCGCGATAGAGGAAGGCCTGATCACCCCGAGGGTGCCGGGCAGATTGTCGATCGAGACGCCGGCCGGGAAGGTCGACGTCGACTATCAGCTGAAGGACGGTTTCGTGGAGGCAGTCCGGCTCTTCAATGTCGCGAGCTATCTCCATAGCAAGGACGTCGTTGTCGATGTCCCCGGTTTGGGTTCGCTGTCGGTCGATATCGCCTATGGCGGGAATTTTTACGCGGTCATTGAACCCCAGGAAAACTGGAGCGGGCTGGATGGCATGAGTGCCAGCGATATCGTTTCGCTCAGCCAGAGGCTTCGTGATGCGCTCTCTGTGGTCTGCGATCCGGTTCACCCCGATGACGAACGGATCCGGGGCGTGCACCACGCAATCTGGTGTGACGCTGCAGGCAGCGAAAACTCAGATGGCCGCGGTGCCGTTTTCTATGGAGACAAGGCGATTGACCGATCCCCCGGCGGCACCGGCACCTCGGCGCGCATGGCACAGCTCTACGGTCGCGGCCGTCTTGGCGTTGGCGATTCATTTCGCAATGAAAGCCTGATCGGAACGGTGTTCGAAGGGCGCATCGAAGGTGTTGCCACTGTGGGTAATATGCCAGGCATCTTGCCGAGCATAGGCGGTTGGGCCAGGGTCATCGGCCACAATACAATCTTCGTCGATGAACGTGACCCACTCGCCCACGGCTTTCAAATTCGGTAA
- a CDS encoding LLM class flavin-dependent oxidoreductase gives MSRQIRFNAFDMNCVGHQSPGLWAHPRDKSWKYKDLDYWQDLARTLERGIFDGVFIADVIGYYDVYKGSNYHAIEQAAQIPVNDPLQLAAPIALATEHLGIGITASTSFEHPYTFARRLSTADHHTKGRVGWNIVTSYLESGAKNIGQGGLRRHDNRYEVAAEYVEVLYKLFEGSWEEGAVQRDRDRRIFTDPSKVHEIGHKGKYFEVPGYHLSEPSPQRTPVLYQAGASGPGKTFAAGHAECIFVAAPTKSVLKHYVADIRERIAAAGRDPKKVFIYTLITIITDETEEKAQKKFEDYKSYVSYDGSLTFMSGWSGIDFGQYAPTDVVERIETNAIHSFVEHIAGGDKSWTIDELAQFGGIGGMGPVFVGSTERIADILQEWVEDTDVDGFNIAYAVTPDSFEDIVGHIVPELQKRGVYPTAYKPGTLREKLFGDGPYLPVSHPANGFRDIEAVKRREAEAGDASLPLKSVGA, from the coding sequence ATGAGCCGCCAAATTCGTTTTAACGCATTCGATATGAACTGCGTTGGTCATCAATCGCCGGGCCTATGGGCGCATCCTCGTGACAAATCCTGGAAATACAAGGATCTGGACTACTGGCAGGATCTCGCCCGCACGCTGGAGCGCGGCATTTTCGATGGCGTCTTCATTGCCGACGTTATCGGCTATTACGACGTCTACAAGGGGTCGAACTATCACGCCATCGAGCAGGCGGCGCAGATCCCGGTCAACGATCCCCTGCAGCTGGCAGCTCCCATCGCGCTTGCGACGGAACATCTCGGCATTGGCATCACGGCATCGACATCCTTCGAGCATCCCTACACCTTTGCGCGCCGCCTTTCGACGGCGGACCACCATACGAAGGGTCGCGTCGGCTGGAACATCGTCACCTCCTATCTCGAGAGCGGCGCGAAGAATATCGGGCAGGGCGGACTTCGCCGGCACGACAACCGTTATGAAGTCGCGGCCGAATATGTCGAGGTGCTCTACAAGCTCTTCGAGGGGAGCTGGGAAGAGGGCGCGGTGCAGCGTGACCGCGACCGCCGCATCTTCACCGATCCGTCCAAGGTTCACGAGATCGGCCACAAGGGCAAATATTTCGAGGTCCCGGGTTATCATCTGTCGGAGCCCTCGCCACAACGCACGCCGGTGCTCTATCAGGCAGGTGCTTCAGGGCCAGGCAAGACATTCGCGGCGGGGCATGCGGAGTGCATCTTCGTCGCCGCGCCGACGAAATCCGTCCTCAAGCACTATGTCGCCGATATTCGCGAGCGCATTGCCGCGGCTGGCCGCGATCCGAAGAAGGTGTTCATCTATACGCTGATCACCATCATCACCGATGAGACGGAAGAGAAGGCGCAGAAGAAGTTCGAGGACTACAAGAGCTACGTCTCCTATGACGGCTCTCTGACCTTCATGTCCGGCTGGAGCGGCATCGACTTCGGGCAATATGCACCGACCGACGTGGTGGAGCGGATCGAAACCAACGCGATCCACTCCTTTGTCGAGCACATTGCCGGGGGCGACAAATCCTGGACCATTGACGAGCTTGCGCAGTTTGGCGGCATCGGTGGCATGGGGCCTGTCTTCGTCGGCTCAACCGAACGCATCGCCGATATCCTGCAAGAATGGGTCGAAGATACCGACGTCGACGGCTTCAACATCGCCTATGCGGTGACGCCCGACAGCTTCGAGGATATCGTCGGCCATATCGTGCCGGAGTTGCAGAAGCGTGGCGTCTATCCGACCGCCTACAAGCCCGGAACCTTGCGTGAAAAACTCTTCGGAGACGGGCCTTACCTGCCAGTCAGCCACCCGGCGAATGGCTTCCGCGACATCGAGGCCGTGAAGCGGCGCGAGGCGGAGGCGGGTGATGCGTCGCTGCCGTTAAAATCGGTCGGTGCGTGA
- a CDS encoding co-chaperone GroES, producing the protein MAFRPLHDRVVIRRLESEEKTRGGIIIPDTAKGKPQEGAVVAIGPGLHDESGKLVPLDVKAGDRVLFGKWSGTEIKIDGEDLLIVKEADILGVVA; encoded by the coding sequence ATGGCATTTCGCCCACTGCATGATCGTGTCGTCATAAGGCGCCTCGAAAGCGAAGAGAAGACGCGGGGTGGCATCATCATCCCGGACACCGCCAAGGGAAAACCCCAAGAGGGCGCCGTCGTCGCCATTGGCCCAGGGCTGCATGATGAGAGCGGCAAGCTTGTGCCTCTCGACGTCAAGGCCGGCGACCGCGTGCTTTTCGGCAAGTGGTCGGGCACGGAGATCAAGATCGACGGCGAAGACCTGCTGATCGTCAAGGAAGCCGACATCCTCGGCGTAGTGGCCTAA
- a CDS encoding DUF2891 domain-containing protein, with translation MTLSILTPELAEQFADIALGHVRREYPNNLDHALSGPNDARTPRDLHPIFYGSFDWHSCVHSYWLLARLLRRFPELSFAASVRALFDEQFVAEKVAAECAYFAAPTARAFKRPYGWAWLLKLATELALQDDLRWSRALAPLAQVIAQRFRDFLPLSTYPIRVGTHFNTAFGLRMAADYAAVTQDAELTGLLGDTASRWYGEDVDCPAWGEPSGDEFQSSALVEAECMRRLLPGEDFLPWFDRFLPRIAEHEPSTLFRPATVTDRTDGKIAHLDGLNLSRAWCWRSLAAALSADDPRRAIMLEAADHHLTTGLPHIASDYMGEHWLATFAVLALESEV, from the coding sequence GTGACGCTCTCCATCCTGACACCTGAACTGGCCGAGCAGTTCGCCGACATCGCGCTTGGTCATGTTCGGCGTGAATATCCCAACAATCTCGATCACGCGCTCTCGGGACCGAACGACGCCCGGACGCCGCGCGATCTTCATCCGATTTTCTACGGCAGCTTTGATTGGCATTCCTGCGTACACAGCTATTGGCTGTTGGCGCGCCTGCTGCGCCGGTTTCCCGAACTTTCGTTCGCCGCCAGCGTTCGTGCCCTGTTCGACGAACAATTTGTTGCCGAGAAGGTCGCCGCCGAATGCGCCTATTTCGCAGCGCCAACGGCGCGTGCCTTCAAGCGTCCTTATGGCTGGGCATGGCTGCTGAAGCTCGCGACGGAGTTGGCGTTGCAGGATGACCTACGTTGGTCGCGGGCGCTTGCGCCGCTGGCGCAGGTCATCGCCCAGCGTTTCCGGGATTTCCTGCCGCTTTCGACCTATCCCATACGGGTCGGCACCCATTTCAACACAGCTTTCGGGTTGAGGATGGCAGCGGACTATGCGGCCGTCACGCAGGATGCCGAGTTGACAGGCCTCCTTGGTGATACGGCCAGCCGCTGGTATGGCGAGGATGTCGATTGCCCGGCCTGGGGAGAGCCGAGCGGCGACGAATTCCAGTCTTCCGCCCTCGTCGAGGCGGAGTGCATGCGCCGACTGTTGCCCGGGGAAGACTTCCTGCCGTGGTTCGACCGTTTCCTGCCACGGATTGCGGAGCATGAGCCATCGACATTGTTCCGACCGGCGACGGTCACGGATCGTACTGATGGTAAGATCGCCCATCTCGACGGGCTGAATCTCAGCCGGGCCTGGTGCTGGCGTTCTCTGGCCGCCGCTTTATCCGCCGACGATCCCCGCCGAGCCATCATGCTGGAAGCGGCCGACCATCACTTGACCACGGGCCTCCCGCACATCGCTTCCGATTATATGGGTGAGCACTGGCTTGCCACGTTCGCCGTGCTAGCGCTCGAGAGCGAGGTCTAG
- a CDS encoding ABC transporter ATP-binding protein produces MAGLLELHDVSLSFKGVRALNALSFSVARGEICALIGPNGAGKSSLLNVINGVYRADSGDVVFDGERFEAIHPFKAAHLGIGRTFQHNALFRRLTVRENVLAGISRHGKASFLENIFRFGRDAEERRDFEARSSRIISFLGLEPYADTVVSTLPYGVQKRVDLGRALSASPKLLLLDEPMAGMNQDEKRDMSRVIAEVNRAFGTTIVLIEHDVGIVLGLASHVVVLDYGRKVADGGPDEIRTNPEVISAYLGTVH; encoded by the coding sequence ATGGCCGGCCTGCTCGAACTTCATGATGTATCCCTTTCCTTCAAGGGCGTGCGCGCGCTCAATGCGTTGAGCTTCAGTGTCGCGAGGGGGGAAATCTGTGCGCTGATCGGCCCCAACGGTGCAGGCAAAAGCTCTCTGCTCAACGTCATCAATGGTGTTTACCGCGCCGATTCAGGCGATGTCGTCTTTGATGGCGAGCGGTTCGAGGCCATCCATCCCTTCAAGGCGGCTCATCTCGGCATCGGGCGCACCTTTCAGCACAACGCGCTGTTCCGCCGCCTGACGGTGAGGGAAAACGTGCTTGCGGGTATTTCCCGCCACGGAAAGGCGAGCTTTCTCGAAAACATCTTCCGCTTTGGCCGCGACGCCGAGGAACGGCGCGATTTCGAGGCTCGGTCCAGCAGGATTATCTCCTTTCTTGGCCTCGAACCCTATGCCGACACGGTCGTGTCGACCTTGCCATACGGCGTTCAGAAGCGGGTGGATCTCGGACGGGCGCTTTCCGCGTCGCCCAAGCTCCTGCTCCTCGACGAACCCATGGCCGGCATGAACCAGGATGAGAAGCGGGATATGAGCCGGGTAATCGCCGAGGTCAATCGCGCCTTCGGCACCACCATCGTCCTGATCGAACATGATGTCGGCATCGTGCTCGGCCTGGCCAGTCATGTGGTCGTGCTGGATTACGGCCGCAAGGTCGCGGACGGCGGACCGGATGAGATCCGCACCAATCCCGAGGTCATCTCCGCCTATCTCGGCACGGTTCATTAG
- a CDS encoding ABC transporter permease, with translation MDSSSFADAFDTTTDAALEWVSDNGGFVFDFFRDVLEGLYDGVLWALQLAPFYIVAIVIAALGWRLVNVWFGIFAVVALVFCAAIGLWPETMSTLALVITATFLALLVAIPAGVIAGFVPALDRILEPVLDLIQTMPPYIYLLPAIALLGYGPATALVATVIVAMPPAFRLTSLGIRMTPLEFVELGQASGITGLQTFFKIRLPFAMPSIMAGINQSLMMAFGMVVIAGIVGSGGLGETIYGAIRTLDIAKSINAATAIVVLTMVLDRLAQGAARVSYGGRT, from the coding sequence ATGGACAGTTCAAGTTTTGCAGATGCCTTCGACACGACGACGGATGCCGCACTCGAATGGGTCAGCGACAATGGCGGGTTTGTTTTCGACTTCTTTCGAGATGTCCTTGAAGGATTGTACGATGGTGTCCTCTGGGCGCTGCAACTTGCGCCCTTCTACATCGTTGCCATCGTCATCGCTGCCCTGGGGTGGCGGTTGGTCAATGTATGGTTCGGCATCTTCGCCGTCGTCGCCTTGGTTTTCTGTGCCGCGATCGGCCTCTGGCCCGAGACCATGAGCACGCTCGCCCTCGTCATTACCGCGACATTCCTGGCGTTGCTTGTTGCAATTCCGGCTGGTGTTATCGCAGGGTTTGTACCGGCACTCGATCGGATACTCGAGCCGGTGCTCGATCTCATCCAGACCATGCCTCCCTACATTTATCTCCTGCCTGCAATTGCCCTTCTCGGATACGGGCCTGCAACTGCGTTGGTCGCCACCGTTATTGTTGCCATGCCGCCGGCATTCCGGCTGACCTCTCTCGGCATTCGAATGACGCCGCTGGAGTTCGTGGAACTGGGTCAGGCCAGCGGCATTACCGGCCTGCAAACGTTTTTCAAGATACGGCTCCCGTTTGCGATGCCGAGCATCATGGCGGGAATAAACCAGAGCCTGATGATGGCGTTCGGGATGGTGGTGATCGCCGGGATCGTCGGCTCCGGCGGGCTTGGAGAAACGATCTATGGTGCAATCCGAACGCTCGATATTGCCAAATCCATCAACGCCGCGACTGCAATCGTTGTCCTGACAATGGTTCTCGATCGACTGGCACAGGGCGCTGCGCGCGTCAGCTATGGAGGACGGACATGA